A single region of the Chrysoperla carnea chromosome 5, inChrCarn1.1, whole genome shotgun sequence genome encodes:
- the LOC123301459 gene encoding uncharacterized protein LOC123301459 isoform X1, whose amino-acid sequence MSPGRNRGQLIYTLRQRELREAFKKQNRIKNYNEWVKTSQTAKDIIKSWSRGGASYNDFITAGTSRANNDDRADDKEPESVNDAEPVEPEQPEQSDSNFSPYMSPGRNRGQLIYTLRQRKLHEAFKKQNRIKNYNEWVKTSQTAKDIIKSWSRGGASYNDFITAGTSRVNNDDRADDDEPESVNDAETVEPKQPEQSDSNFSPYMSPGRNRGQLIYTFRQRGLREAFKKQNRIKNYNEWVKTSQTAKDIIKSWSRGGASYNDFITAGTSRANNDDRADDDEPKSVNDAEPVEPEQSDSNF is encoded by the coding sequence ATGTCTCCGGGAAGAAACAGAGGACAACTTATATATACGTTAAGACAACGTGAGTTACGCGaagcttttaaaaaacaaaatagaataaaaaattataacgagTGGGTGAAAACTTCTCAAACTGctaaagatattataaaatcatgGTCTCGTGGTGGAGCGagttataatgattttattacgGCGGGTACTTCAAGAGCCAATAACGACGACAGAGCAGACGACAAAGAACCGGAATCCGTTAACGACGCAGAACCCGTAGAACCCGAACAACCCGAACAATCAGACTCAAACTTTTCTCCATATATGTCTCCGGGAAGAAACAGAGGACAACTTATATATACGTTAAGACAACGTAAGTTACACGaagcttttaaaaaacaaaatagaataaaaaattataacgagTGGGTGAAAACTTCTCAAACTGctaaagatattataaaatcatgGTCTCGTGGTGGAGCGagttataatgattttattacgGCGGGTACTTCAAGAGTCAATAACGACGACAGAGCAGACGACGACGAACCGGAATCCGTTAACGACGCAGAAACCGTGGAACCCAAACAACCCGAACAATCAGACTCAAACTTTTCTCCATATATGTCTCCGGGAAGAAACAGAGGACAACTTATATATACGTTTAGACAACGTGGGTTACGCGaagcttttaaaaaacaaaatagaataaaaaattataacgagTGGGTGAAAACTTCTCAAACTGctaaagatattataaaatcatgGTCTCGTGGTGGAGCGagttataatgattttattacgGCGGGTACTTCAAGAGCCAATAACGACGACAGAGCAGACGACGACGAACCGAAATCCGTTAACGACGCAGAACCCGTGGAACCCGAACAATCAGACtcaaacttttga
- the LOC123301459 gene encoding uncharacterized protein LOC123301459 isoform X2, with protein MDSMEVSLDEQAMELDSHQARSGEKSGGSRSSNRGIGIIQRLPKGIGCNSTKLHFSKTFLMYSYGYAWPYFTVDSNSYQATSLALIPVDFLPSYLSKTEFDHLPAGSRMTESNVKYGLDAANPMVPTSATKMDGTVLYDKMYKGTALMILGIPRSISDYWALVRSTTADKNNPNTGGHPRLDKLINRFMVTNTADTNLCTYHYKCKNAILKSQKKT; from the coding sequence ATGGATAGTATGGAAGTATCGCTTGATGAACAAGCCATGGAGTTGGATAGCCACCAAGCTCGTAGTGGTGAGAAATCTGGAGGATCCAGATCGTCTAATAGGGGAATTGGCATAATACAAAGACTACCAAAAGGTATTGGAtgtaattcaacaaaattacatttttctaaaacttttttaatgtattcTTATGGATATGCTTGGCCTTATTTTACTGTGGATTCGAATTCTTATCAAGCTACAAGTTTGGCATTAATACCTGTTGATTTTTTACCttcatatttatcaaaaacagaATTTGATCATTTACCAGCTGGATCAAGAATGACTGAATCAAATGTTAAATATGGTTTAGATGCAGCTAATCCTATGGTACCTACAAGTGCAACTAAAATGGATGGTACAGTTCTATATGATAAAATGTATAAAGGTACTGCTCTAATGATTCTTGGTATACCAAGGTCAATATCTGATTATTGGGCACTAGTCAGATCAACAACAGCGGATAAAAATAATCCGAACACTGGTGGTCATCCTAGATtggataaattaataaatcggTTTATGGTTACTAATACAGCAGATACAAATTTATGTACTTatcattataaatgtaaaaatgcaattttaaaatcacaaaaaaagacTTAA